From Bordetella flabilis, the proteins below share one genomic window:
- a CDS encoding TolC family outer membrane protein — MHSFRLKHLVAAVAASITTVALAQPATPRATPPAMPPASVPQATSTTGGATLHQVVEQTLLTNPEIQARYNDFRSSLEGQNVARGGFLPQVNAQGYLGREWQSNLPGEGSASWNRPGYNLELRQLLFDGFRTNNDVKQAGFEKLARFYDLLATSDEMAFNATQAFLDVERYRDLEMLARQNYTLHEETLKQIRERADSGVGRRVDMEQAGGRLALAQTNLMTESANLNDVTQRFRRVTNLDVPATLAPPPRVEEKLPKEPKNFNDSLRSNPSFLSKQALLQAADAGTQSAKGAFSPKFEFVASTGTDTSQPGPDYKNTRSTNVQVVMSYNLYRGGSDSARLRQTAAQGYAARDVRDYTCRNIQQDLAIAWNNIVHLRQSLPFLRDHEVATTKVRDAYRQQFQIGQRTLLDLLDTENELFESRRALTNALYDLQVAQYRWLTLSHKLLPTLGLRPANDETPEENGKLEVSDEVIKLCNSTVPDATRLQPVKVLYNDGTAPPDLVPANKPSKNTPATPGTAPKW, encoded by the coding sequence ATGCACTCGTTTCGTCTGAAGCATCTAGTTGCGGCTGTTGCAGCCTCTATCACCACCGTTGCGCTGGCTCAGCCCGCTACGCCGCGCGCCACGCCGCCCGCCATGCCGCCGGCATCGGTACCCCAGGCGACCAGCACCACGGGCGGCGCCACCCTCCATCAGGTGGTCGAGCAGACGCTGCTGACAAACCCGGAGATCCAGGCGCGCTACAACGATTTCCGTTCCTCGCTGGAAGGGCAGAACGTGGCGCGCGGCGGATTCCTGCCGCAGGTCAATGCGCAGGGCTATCTGGGCCGTGAATGGCAGAGCAACCTGCCGGGCGAGGGTTCCGCCAGCTGGAACCGGCCGGGCTACAACCTGGAACTGCGCCAGCTGCTGTTCGATGGCTTCCGCACGAACAACGATGTGAAACAGGCAGGCTTCGAGAAGCTGGCGCGCTTCTACGATTTGCTGGCCACCAGCGATGAGATGGCCTTCAATGCCACCCAGGCTTTCCTGGACGTGGAGCGCTACCGCGACCTGGAAATGCTGGCGCGGCAGAATTACACCCTGCACGAGGAAACGCTCAAGCAGATCCGCGAGCGCGCGGACTCGGGCGTCGGCCGCCGCGTGGACATGGAACAGGCGGGTGGCCGCCTGGCGCTGGCCCAGACCAACCTGATGACGGAAAGCGCCAATCTGAACGACGTGACGCAGCGCTTCCGCCGCGTGACCAACCTGGACGTGCCGGCGACGCTGGCGCCGCCTCCCCGCGTCGAGGAAAAGCTGCCGAAGGAACCGAAGAACTTCAACGATTCGCTGCGCAGCAATCCTTCTTTCCTGTCCAAGCAGGCGCTGCTGCAAGCCGCGGATGCCGGTACGCAGTCGGCCAAGGGCGCGTTCTCGCCCAAGTTCGAGTTTGTCGCCTCGACCGGTACCGATACCTCGCAGCCTGGCCCGGACTACAAGAACACCCGCAGCACCAACGTACAGGTCGTCATGTCGTACAACCTGTACCGCGGGGGCTCGGATTCCGCACGCCTGCGGCAAACCGCCGCGCAGGGCTACGCTGCGCGCGACGTTCGCGACTACACCTGCCGCAACATCCAGCAGGACCTGGCGATCGCCTGGAACAACATCGTCCACCTGCGCCAGTCGCTGCCCTTCCTGCGTGATCACGAAGTGGCCACGACCAAGGTGCGCGATGCCTATCGCCAGCAGTTCCAGATCGGCCAACGCACGCTGCTCGATTTGCTGGACACCGAAAACGAACTCTTCGAATCGCGCCGTGCGCTGACCAACGCCCTGTATGACCTGCAGGTCGCGCAATATCGCTGGCTGACGCTGTCGCACAAGTTGCTGCCCACGCTGGGCCTGCGCCCGGCCAATGACGAGACGCCGGAAGAAAACGGCAAGCTCGAGGTCAGCGACGAAGTGATCAAGCTCTGCAATTCGACCGTGCCGGACGCCACGCGCCTGCAGCCGGTGAAGGTGCTTTACAACGACGGCACGGCGCCTCCGGACCTGGTTCCGGCGAACAAGCCTTCGAAAAACACCCCGGCGACCCCGGGAACGGCCCCCAAGTGGTAA
- a CDS encoding glycosyltransferase, translating to MKILVVTYGTEGDTRPFAALCRALMDAGHDASLLADRSTLGSAAALGVPAQPLSGDIRDAMKPGSVLSSAVRRKASFNSASKALAWIANSHTAAWMREVMDAAAGCDVLITSGLAAFVGLSVAECRGIQVIGAGFIPITPTADFPSPFLPPGKVPRWLNRTNHRFVNGMLWRAFRNVTNAARADVCGLPARQRVWTDHPMLYGVSPSLIPEPTDWPANAHVCGQWTTADSGWAPEPALEAFLTAGPPPVYIGFGSMAGFDPPRMAAALAAATQGRRVLFYPGWSGIDASLLPGNFFVVGNTPHSRLFPRTSLVVHHGGAGTTHSAARAGVPSVVVPFAADQFFWADRLRRQGVAAPAVLGARLRSQDLAKAIAFAERDDVKARAVELGQRMVGEDGLGQAVATVERLAGKRA from the coding sequence ATGAAAATCCTGGTGGTTACGTATGGAACGGAAGGGGATACCCGTCCCTTCGCGGCGCTGTGCCGCGCCCTGATGGACGCCGGTCACGATGCGAGCCTCCTGGCGGATCGTTCGACCCTGGGTTCGGCCGCCGCGCTGGGGGTGCCTGCCCAACCGCTCTCGGGCGATATACGGGATGCCATGAAGCCGGGCTCCGTGCTCTCCTCGGCGGTGCGGCGCAAGGCCAGCTTCAATAGCGCCTCGAAGGCGCTGGCCTGGATCGCCAATTCCCACACCGCGGCCTGGATGCGGGAAGTGATGGACGCCGCGGCTGGATGCGATGTCCTGATCACGTCCGGGCTGGCCGCCTTCGTCGGCCTGTCGGTTGCCGAATGCCGCGGCATCCAGGTCATCGGCGCGGGCTTTATCCCGATCACCCCGACCGCCGATTTTCCCTCGCCTTTCCTTCCGCCTGGCAAGGTGCCGCGCTGGCTGAACCGGACCAACCATCGTTTCGTGAACGGCATGCTTTGGCGGGCCTTTCGCAATGTCACCAATGCCGCACGCGCCGATGTGTGCGGATTGCCGGCCCGGCAGCGGGTCTGGACCGATCACCCCATGCTCTATGGGGTTTCGCCCAGCCTTATTCCCGAGCCCACGGATTGGCCTGCGAATGCGCATGTCTGCGGTCAATGGACGACAGCCGACTCCGGGTGGGCGCCCGAACCGGCGTTGGAGGCGTTCCTGACCGCGGGGCCGCCGCCCGTTTACATCGGCTTCGGCAGCATGGCGGGCTTCGACCCGCCGCGTATGGCAGCGGCCCTGGCCGCGGCGACGCAAGGCCGCCGCGTGCTGTTTTATCCCGGTTGGAGCGGTATCGATGCGTCCTTGCTGCCAGGCAACTTTTTCGTCGTCGGCAACACCCCGCACAGCCGGCTTTTCCCGCGCACATCCCTGGTCGTCCATCACGGCGGCGCCGGGACGACGCATTCCGCTGCCCGCGCCGGCGTGCCTTCGGTGGTCGTCCCTTTTGCCGCGGACCAGTTCTTCTGGGCCGACCGGCTCCGGCGGCAGGGCGTGGCGGCGCCCGCGGTGTTGGGCGCGCGGCTGCGAAGCCAGGATCTCGCCAAGGCGATCGCCTTCGCTGAGCGAGACGACGTCAAGGCCCGCGCTGTCGAGTTGGGCCAGAGGATGGTGGGCGAGGACGGTCTGGGACAGGCCGTCGCAACGGTTGAGCGACTGGCCGGAAAGCGCGCATAG
- a CDS encoding TetR/AcrR family transcriptional regulator, protein MDVIPDGEGRRARKRRQMLEHLSGTAARLFETLGYDPVTMEQIAAEADVAKRTLYNHFPTKEALLAYWIDAQLERDLARLRKDVAKRRTFLSRIACMLDASAQWCEEHPTYLMAYLKHRFLTIDAPRPHDATERRDIAEVWRQLIVQGQQAGELRKQLSADQLATSFHHLYLGALLRWLNVPGLSLRREFRGITSLFLQGAAATGARAPGRASRAGPRNTGGQTGRSEADDR, encoded by the coding sequence ATGGACGTCATTCCCGACGGCGAAGGACGCAGGGCACGCAAGCGCCGGCAGATGCTCGAGCACCTGTCGGGCACGGCGGCGCGTCTGTTCGAAACCCTGGGCTACGACCCGGTGACCATGGAGCAGATCGCGGCCGAGGCCGATGTGGCAAAACGCACGCTATACAACCACTTCCCCACGAAAGAAGCGCTACTCGCCTATTGGATCGATGCGCAGCTGGAACGGGACCTGGCGCGCTTGCGTAAAGACGTCGCCAAGCGCAGGACTTTCCTGTCTCGTATCGCGTGCATGCTCGACGCATCGGCCCAATGGTGCGAGGAACACCCCACCTATCTGATGGCATACCTGAAGCATCGCTTCCTCACTATCGACGCGCCCCGACCCCACGACGCCACCGAGCGTCGCGATATCGCCGAGGTGTGGCGCCAGTTGATCGTGCAAGGGCAGCAGGCTGGCGAACTGCGCAAGCAACTTTCCGCCGACCAGCTCGCGACCAGCTTCCATCATCTGTACCTGGGAGCCTTGCTGCGATGGCTGAATGTGCCCGGCCTGTCGCTGCGACGCGAATTCCGCGGGATCACATCGCTGTTTCTCCAGGGCGCCGCGGCGACCGGCGCCAGGGCGCCAGGGCGCGCTTCGCGCGCAGGCCCCCGAAATACAGGAGGCCAAACCGGCCGATCGGAAGCCGACGACCGGTGA
- a CDS encoding CynX/NimT family MFS transporter, giving the protein MSNTLMNRMYGPWPSILLIVGAGIVSAFQVGKAPMAMSAVQGDLDLSLAAASWLLSSFAIVGAIAGVPIGLAVDHVGARRMAVVGLLLQGVGSLLGGLAPDAFALLATRVLEGMGFLCLIVAAPTLVAAVAPVAVRGRAMALWATFMPMGMTLIFLAAPSLDMLGWRGFWHMNAAIPLAYAALLLWGLRLPPQADIPARRSIGRDVRDAFVARDPWILGGLFMFFSAAYFALFGFLPTLVSGWFSVGNQAASMLSAIAVAASAGGNILGGQLLVRGVSGHRLLRGAFGGMALCSLSIFGILGGATPPLIAYVLCIVYSLLGGLIPTVIFDYAPRYAPRPQLVGATVGFAMQGNNVGLIVGPACAGAIAATFGWPAVSLLVLAMAAGALVLVFALESPRIPARG; this is encoded by the coding sequence ATGTCGAACACGCTTATGAATCGCATGTATGGCCCTTGGCCATCGATCCTGCTCATCGTGGGGGCGGGTATCGTTTCGGCCTTCCAGGTCGGCAAGGCCCCCATGGCGATGTCCGCGGTACAGGGAGACCTGGACCTCAGCCTGGCTGCCGCTTCCTGGCTGCTCTCTTCCTTTGCGATCGTCGGCGCCATCGCCGGCGTACCGATCGGCCTGGCCGTCGACCATGTGGGCGCCAGGCGGATGGCAGTGGTCGGCTTGCTCCTCCAGGGCGTGGGTTCGCTGCTGGGCGGCCTGGCTCCCGATGCCTTCGCGCTGCTGGCCACGCGCGTGCTGGAAGGCATGGGCTTCCTGTGCCTTATCGTGGCGGCTCCCACCCTGGTCGCGGCCGTGGCGCCCGTGGCCGTGCGCGGACGGGCGATGGCGCTCTGGGCCACGTTCATGCCGATGGGCATGACGCTGATCTTCCTGGCGGCCCCGTCGCTGGACATGTTGGGCTGGCGAGGCTTCTGGCACATGAACGCAGCCATTCCCCTGGCCTACGCAGCTTTGCTTCTGTGGGGCCTGCGATTGCCGCCTCAGGCGGACATTCCGGCGCGCCGCTCCATCGGTCGCGACGTGCGCGACGCGTTTGTCGCGCGCGACCCGTGGATCCTGGGCGGCCTGTTCATGTTTTTTTCGGCTGCTTACTTTGCGTTGTTCGGATTCCTGCCTACGCTGGTTTCCGGATGGTTCTCGGTGGGCAACCAAGCGGCCAGCATGTTGAGCGCAATTGCGGTCGCGGCCAGCGCCGGTGGCAACATCCTGGGCGGCCAACTCCTGGTGCGGGGCGTATCCGGGCACCGGTTATTGCGTGGCGCGTTTGGCGGTATGGCGCTGTGTAGCCTGAGCATCTTCGGCATCCTGGGCGGCGCCACGCCGCCGCTCATCGCCTATGTGCTCTGCATCGTCTATTCCTTGCTGGGAGGCTTGATCCCTACGGTGATTTTCGACTACGCGCCCAGGTATGCGCCTCGTCCGCAACTTGTCGGGGCGACGGTGGGCTTTGCCATGCAAGGCAACAACGTAGGCCTGATCGTCGGCCCGGCTTGCGCAGGCGCGATCGCCGCGACCTTCGGGTGGCCGGCGGTTTCGCTGCTTGTGCTGGCGATGGCCGCGGGCGCACTGGTCCTGGTCTTCGCCCTGGAGTCGCCTCGCATTCCGGCCCGCGGCTGA
- a CDS encoding LysR family transcriptional regulator yields MLDSLSLNQIRIFVAVADSGSFRAAGTRLRRAQSAVSHAIAALESELGVTLFDRSARTPVLTQAGRTLLEDARSLLMRVDFLRARAHGLGQDVELEISIVVDTLFPMPTLCAALKDWHAAMPSVQLRLSVGALGTPLDALLAGRCAMAIMVGEDFPDSRVEREALTTIDFVAVIAPSHPLAQAVGHGLKPRAADLADYLQIVQTDPSPLSADRDFGVISPQTWRVGEQDTKLALIRAGLGWGRMPLWAVETDLAEGRLLRLPVQALGPQGGNVVQAYLAHRQDAARGPAAAALRAHLVRHLAQGPTRGTARRPAGRPQP; encoded by the coding sequence ATGCTCGATTCGCTCTCGCTCAACCAGATCCGCATCTTCGTCGCCGTCGCGGACAGCGGCAGCTTCCGCGCGGCGGGCACCCGGCTGCGGCGCGCGCAGTCGGCCGTCAGCCATGCCATCGCCGCGCTTGAGTCCGAGCTGGGCGTCACGCTGTTCGACCGCTCCGCGCGTACACCGGTGTTGACGCAGGCGGGGCGTACTTTGCTCGAGGACGCGCGCTCCCTGCTGATGCGGGTGGACTTCCTGCGCGCACGGGCGCATGGACTGGGGCAAGACGTGGAGTTGGAGATCTCGATCGTGGTGGACACCCTGTTCCCCATGCCTACTCTGTGCGCCGCACTGAAGGACTGGCACGCGGCCATGCCCTCGGTGCAACTGCGGCTCTCGGTAGGCGCGCTCGGCACGCCGCTGGACGCCCTGCTGGCGGGACGCTGCGCCATGGCCATCATGGTGGGCGAGGATTTTCCGGACAGCCGCGTGGAGCGAGAAGCGCTGACCACGATCGACTTCGTGGCGGTGATTGCGCCGTCGCACCCCTTGGCCCAGGCCGTGGGGCACGGGTTGAAGCCCCGTGCCGCGGATCTGGCGGACTACCTGCAGATCGTCCAGACCGACCCATCGCCTCTTTCCGCCGACCGGGACTTCGGTGTGATCTCGCCGCAGACCTGGCGTGTCGGCGAGCAGGACACCAAGCTCGCGCTCATCCGCGCGGGATTGGGATGGGGCCGTATGCCGCTGTGGGCCGTCGAGACGGACCTGGCGGAGGGACGCCTCCTTCGTCTGCCGGTCCAGGCCTTGGGACCACAGGGCGGCAACGTGGTCCAGGCTTATCTGGCGCACCGGCAGGACGCCGCCCGGGGACCCGCGGCGGCAGCCCTGCGCGCGCACCTCGTGCGACATCTGGCGCAAGGGCCGACGCGCGGCACAGCCCGCCGTCCCGCAGGGCGGCCGCAACCGTAG
- a CDS encoding FadR/GntR family transcriptional regulator: MSTYLRNANLTEKLSEILGRQIESGERPPGSRLPTEEQLALEYGVSRTVVREGIARLKSDGLVTTRQGLGAFVAESLITVPFRITPDALTPQQTVQQVFELRIGVETQAAALAAERASATQVREIRAALRELEKIQKHGGDGVEEDMRFHRAIARATNNRVYDDFTRFLERHVRQQLTISRGNSSVAGWLQAVQQEHQAIYDAIAVRDSEAAGLAARAHLRNGMVRLRKFHAH; encoded by the coding sequence ATGTCCACATACCTGCGCAACGCCAACCTTACCGAGAAGCTCAGCGAGATCCTCGGCCGGCAGATCGAGTCCGGCGAGCGCCCACCGGGCAGCCGCCTGCCCACTGAAGAACAACTGGCGCTCGAATATGGTGTCAGCCGCACGGTGGTTCGCGAGGGCATCGCCCGCCTGAAATCCGACGGCCTCGTGACGACACGGCAAGGCCTGGGCGCCTTCGTGGCGGAATCGCTGATAACGGTCCCCTTCCGCATTACGCCCGATGCCCTCACGCCGCAACAGACGGTGCAACAGGTCTTCGAACTGCGCATTGGGGTCGAAACGCAGGCCGCCGCCCTGGCGGCGGAACGCGCCAGCGCAACGCAAGTGCGCGAGATCCGCGCCGCACTCAGGGAACTGGAGAAAATCCAGAAACATGGCGGAGACGGCGTGGAAGAAGATATGCGGTTTCATCGCGCCATCGCGCGCGCGACGAACAACCGCGTGTACGACGATTTCACGCGTTTCCTGGAACGCCACGTCCGCCAGCAATTGACCATCAGCCGCGGCAACAGCAGCGTGGCGGGATGGCTGCAGGCCGTACAGCAGGAACACCAGGCCATCTACGACGCGATCGCGGTGCGCGACAGCGAAGCCGCGGGCCTTGCCGCGCGCGCGCATCTGCGCAACGGCATGGTCCGATTGCGCAAGTTCCACGCCCATTAG
- a CDS encoding Bug family tripartite tricarboxylate transporter substrate binding protein, producing MKPRNWLAALGIASALAFGAASGPAQAAYPDKPLRLIVGFPPGGGTDMLARYLAQHLGKSLGQSVVVENRGGANGVIGTTELARAAPDGYTLMLTISSHITNGLLYKDLPYDVLKGFTPISVVATSPFVLLANPALPANNLAELIALAKAKPGSINFGSPGNGSTQHLSHELMNQMAGVKMTHVAYRGGAPAMNDLLAGQVSLMFLTTVQSLPFLKEKRLKALAVSSAQRASVLPDVPTVAETVPGYESDVWFGVIAPAGTPQAIVDKLNKDIVAIVRTPETQKWLAQQGAVPVGDTPAEFAALMQGEYAKWTDVFKKTGIKAE from the coding sequence ATGAAACCAAGAAACTGGTTGGCCGCGCTGGGCATCGCCTCGGCGCTTGCCTTCGGCGCGGCATCGGGCCCCGCCCAGGCCGCCTATCCGGACAAGCCCTTGCGCCTGATCGTCGGCTTCCCTCCCGGCGGGGGTACCGACATGCTGGCCCGCTACCTCGCCCAGCACCTGGGCAAGTCCCTGGGCCAGTCCGTCGTGGTGGAAAACCGCGGCGGAGCCAACGGCGTGATCGGCACCACCGAACTGGCGCGGGCGGCGCCGGATGGCTATACGCTGATGCTGACGATTTCCTCGCACATCACGAATGGCCTGCTCTACAAGGACCTGCCCTATGACGTGCTGAAAGGGTTCACGCCGATATCGGTCGTCGCCACCTCGCCCTTCGTACTACTGGCCAATCCTGCCCTGCCCGCGAACAACCTGGCCGAGCTGATCGCCCTGGCCAAGGCGAAGCCGGGCAGCATCAACTTCGGCTCGCCGGGCAATGGCTCGACCCAGCACCTTTCCCACGAACTGATGAACCAGATGGCCGGCGTAAAGATGACCCACGTGGCCTATCGCGGTGGCGCGCCGGCCATGAACGATCTGCTGGCGGGCCAGGTTTCGCTGATGTTCCTGACCACGGTGCAGTCCCTGCCCTTCCTGAAGGAGAAGCGCCTGAAGGCCCTGGCGGTCAGTTCGGCGCAGCGCGCCAGCGTCCTGCCCGACGTGCCCACCGTCGCGGAAACCGTGCCGGGCTACGAGTCGGACGTATGGTTCGGCGTCATCGCGCCCGCCGGCACGCCGCAGGCCATCGTCGACAAGCTCAACAAGGACATCGTTGCCATCGTGCGCACGCCGGAAACGCAGAAGTGGCTGGCCCAGCAAGGCGCGGTGCCGGTGGGCGACACGCCCGCCGAATTCGCCGCCCTGATGCAAGGCGAATATGCCAAATGGACAGATGTCTTCAAGAAAACCGGAATCAAGGCGGAGTAA